The following are encoded together in the Bacillus sp. V2I10 genome:
- the rpmI gene encoding 50S ribosomal protein L35 has translation MPKMKTHRGAAKRFKKTGSGKLKRSHAYTSHLFANKSTKAKRKLRKGTLVSKGDFKRIRHLLDNIK, from the coding sequence ATGCCAAAAATGAAAACTCATCGCGGCGCTGCAAAGCGTTTCAAAAAGACTGGATCAGGTAAATTAAAACGTTCACACGCTTACACTAGCCATTTATTTGCTAACAAATCTACAAAAGCAAAACGCAAACTTCGCAAAGGCACTTTAGTAAGCAAAGGCGACTTCAAACGCATCCGTCATTTATTAGATAATATTAAATAA
- the rplT gene encoding 50S ribosomal protein L20: MPRVKGGTVSRQRRKKVLKLAKGYYGSKHTLYKVANQQVMKSLMYAYRDRRQKKRDFRQLWITRINAAARLNGLSYSRLMHGLKLAGIEVNRKMLSELAVTDAQAFAQLADAAKAKLNS; this comes from the coding sequence ATGCCAAGAGTAAAAGGCGGTACTGTCTCACGTCAAAGACGTAAAAAAGTTCTTAAATTAGCTAAAGGTTATTACGGTTCAAAACATACATTATACAAAGTTGCTAACCAGCAAGTAATGAAATCATTAATGTATGCTTACCGCGATCGCCGTCAGAAAAAACGCGATTTCCGTCAGCTTTGGATTACTCGTATCAACGCAGCTGCTCGCTTGAATGGTCTTTCTTACAGCCGTTTAATGCATGGCTTAAAGCTTGCTGGCATCGAAGTAAACCGCAAAATGCTTTCTGAGCTTGCTGTAACTGATGCTCAAGCATTTGCTCAATTAGCAGACGCTGCTAAAGCAAAATTAAACAGCTAA
- the infC gene encoding translation initiation factor IF-3 yields MISKDMMVNDGIRAREVRLIGANGDQLGIKSRQEALEIAARSNLDLVLVAANAKPPVCRIMDYGKFRFEQQKKDKEARKNQKIISIKEVRFSPTIDEHDFNTKLKNARKFLEKGDKVKASIRFKGRAITHKEIGQRVLDRFSKACEDLSTIESHPKMDGRSMFLVLAPKVEK; encoded by the coding sequence ATTATTAGCAAAGACATGATGGTAAACGATGGAATTCGCGCTCGTGAGGTTCGTCTAATTGGTGCAAATGGCGACCAGCTTGGAATTAAATCTCGCCAAGAGGCGCTTGAGATTGCTGCCAGATCGAATCTTGATTTAGTTTTAGTTGCTGCAAACGCGAAACCACCTGTATGTCGTATTATGGACTATGGCAAATTCCGTTTTGAGCAGCAAAAGAAAGATAAAGAAGCACGTAAAAATCAAAAGATCATCAGTATTAAAGAGGTTCGCTTCAGCCCGACAATTGATGAGCATGATTTTAACACAAAACTTAAGAATGCACGCAAGTTCCTAGAAAAAGGAGACAAAGTGAAAGCTTCTATCCGTTTTAAAGGCCGTGCAATCACTCATAAAGAAATTGGTCAACGTGTTTTAGACCGTTTTTCTAAAGCTTGTGAAGATTTAAGTACAATTGAGTCTCATCCGAAAATGGATGGACGCAGCATGTTCTTGGTTCTAGCACCTAAAGTAGAAAAGTAA
- a CDS encoding DUF1294 domain-containing protein, producing the protein MALLISYYILLNIYGFYLMGADKNKAKKGQWRIKESNLWFIGFIGGAIGLTIGMNTFRHKTKHQSFVVGLPALMIIHLVLFGYFLYKMS; encoded by the coding sequence ATGGCGCTTTTGATCAGTTATTACATATTGCTGAATATTTACGGCTTTTATTTAATGGGAGCAGATAAAAATAAAGCTAAAAAGGGACAATGGAGAATTAAAGAAAGCAATCTTTGGTTTATTGGCTTTATTGGGGGAGCGATCGGGCTGACAATTGGAATGAACACTTTCAGGCACAAAACGAAGCATCAATCTTTTGTTGTCGGTCTGCCTGCTTTAATGATTATTCATCTCGTCCTGTTCGGCTATTTTTTATATAAGATGTCATAA